The genomic interval CGGCCGGCGGCTGGAGTACGCGTGGATCGGTCCACCGCCGGATGCCGCGCCGACGCTCGTGTTCCTTCACGAGGGGCTCGGATCGCTGGCGGCGTGGCGCGACTTTCCGGCGGCGCTGGCGGCGGCGACCGGGTTCGGGGCGCTGGTCTACAGCCGCGCCGGGTATGGCGGATCGGACCCGGCCGAGCTGCCGCGCCCCGTCCGCTTCATGCACGACGAGGCCGGGGTGCTTCGCGAGGTGATGGACGCAGCCGGGGTGCGCGACGCGGTACTGGTGGGGCACAGCGACGGCGCGTCCATCGCGATCATCCACGCGGGTAGCGAGGGCGGCAGCCGTGTACGCGCGCTGGTGCTGGAGGCGCCGCACGTCTTCACCGAGCCGGAAGGGCTGGCGAGCATCGCCCGCATCGCGGACACGTACCGCACCACCGAC from Longimicrobium sp. carries:
- a CDS encoding alpha/beta fold hydrolase, with amino-acid sequence MTLSLVAGGRRLEYAWIGPPPDAAPTLVFLHEGLGSLAAWRDFPAALAAATGFGALVYSRAGYGGSDPAELPRPVRFMHDEAGVLREVMDAAGVRDAVLVGHSDGASIAIIHAGSEGGSRVRALVLEAPHVFTEPEGLASIARIADTYRTTD